One part of the Bacillus sp. FJAT-45350 genome encodes these proteins:
- a CDS encoding cold-shock protein, giving the protein MQEGTVKWFNAEKGFGFIEVDGGEDVFVHFSAIQGEGFKSLDEGQKVTFEVEQGQRGPQATNVNKA; this is encoded by the coding sequence ATGCAAGAAGGTACAGTAAAATGGTTTAACGCAGAAAAAGGTTTCGGTTTCATCGAAGTTGACGGTGGAGAAGATGTATTCGTACATTTCTCAGCTATCCAAGGCGAAGGATTTAAATCTTTAGATGAAGGCCAAAAAGTTACTTTTGAAGTAGAGCAAGGTCAACGCGGACCTCAAGCTACAAACGTTAACAAAGCCTAA
- a CDS encoding GntR family transcriptional regulator yields MKLPIHVSEESREPIYHQIETQVKALIVGGHLLPGTPLPSIRAMSSELACSVITTRRAYQNLESSGYIKTVQGKGTFVREIEELQKEEARQKVVYDAFQKAIEQGRQVGCAKGDLSTIFNEVLNRNFDNK; encoded by the coding sequence ATGAAGTTACCTATTCATGTTTCAGAGGAAAGCAGAGAACCAATCTACCATCAAATTGAGACACAAGTAAAAGCTCTAATAGTTGGTGGACATCTTTTGCCAGGAACACCACTCCCTTCCATTCGAGCGATGTCTAGTGAGTTAGCGTGCAGTGTCATTACCACGAGGCGAGCCTATCAAAATTTAGAGAGTAGTGGCTATATCAAAACCGTTCAAGGAAAAGGAACGTTTGTCAGAGAGATCGAGGAACTACAAAAGGAAGAAGCGAGACAAAAAGTTGTGTATGATGCATTCCAAAAAGCAATTGAACAAGGTAGGCAGGTCGGTTGCGCGAAAGGCGATTTATCGACGATTTTCAATGAAGTGTTAAACCGAAATTTTGATAATAAATAA
- a CDS encoding GntR family transcriptional regulator — protein sequence MAVSLLFHDKKPIFMQIKERIEDQIVKDQLKEHDQIPSTTQMVQFYKVNHITISKGINLLVDEEIIYKKRGVGMFVAEGAREKLVKSRKHVFEDEFVLPMIQEAEKLGLTEQEITDIIKRLKGERSS from the coding sequence ATGGCTGTGAGTCTTTTGTTTCATGACAAGAAGCCGATCTTCATGCAGATTAAAGAACGAATTGAGGATCAGATTGTGAAGGATCAGTTAAAGGAACATGATCAAATTCCTTCGACGACACAGATGGTTCAGTTCTATAAGGTGAATCATATTACAATTTCGAAAGGGATTAATTTGCTGGTGGATGAAGAGATTATTTATAAAAAACGGGGTGTTGGGATGTTCGTTGCTGAGGGTGCGAGAGAGAAGTTAGTGAAGAGTCGGAAGCATGTGTTTGAGGATGAGTTTGTCTTGCCAATGATTCAGGAGGCGGAGAAGCTGGGCTTGACGGAGCAGGAAATCACGGACATCATCAAACGGTTGAAGGGGGAGAGGTCATCATGA
- a CDS encoding small multi-drug export protein, protein MNLFDSLWTYALVFILAAVPFFEAYGVIPLAILAGLSPVPVIILGLIGNIVTVLFVIVFVNKIKEWRLKRKSGEEKSGSKRTLRAQKLWKKYGLPGLAIIGPLIVGSHLTAFMSLTLGGAKKRTAFWMTTSIVIWSLTFAVLVHFGIDLLGHGERNLFE, encoded by the coding sequence ATGAATTTATTTGATAGTTTATGGACTTACGCTCTTGTATTTATACTTGCTGCGGTTCCTTTTTTTGAGGCGTATGGCGTAATCCCGTTAGCAATACTTGCTGGTTTATCGCCAGTACCCGTCATAATTCTTGGACTTATAGGAAATATAGTAACGGTTTTATTCGTAATTGTTTTTGTGAATAAAATCAAGGAATGGAGACTAAAACGAAAAAGTGGAGAGGAAAAATCAGGAAGTAAACGAACACTGCGAGCACAGAAACTTTGGAAAAAATACGGGTTACCAGGATTAGCAATTATTGGTCCTCTAATTGTTGGAAGTCACCTCACTGCATTTATGAGCTTAACATTAGGAGGGGCGAAAAAGAGAACAGCGTTTTGGATGACGACAAGTATCGTGATTTGGAGTTTAACCTTTGCTGTATTAGTTCATTTTGGTATTGATTTATTAGGGCATGGAGAGCGCAATCTTTTTGAGTAA
- a CDS encoding MarR family transcriptional regulator, whose protein sequence is MNLLLKQQTLLMVRALYFCMENKWAELGKEFNISPAQQHILFLLSTNNNKLTPKRIGELGCWHASTVTRLLKRLEKSGLIDVNVNKTQSRFKIVSMTNEGKVLLDQLLDAVKYMEEFPLDMHRLSEKEILRFLEYGNSILDVHKGEEFRKNVISKHVDGYDYA, encoded by the coding sequence TTGAATTTACTACTTAAACAACAAACGCTTTTAATGGTTAGAGCATTGTATTTTTGTATGGAAAATAAGTGGGCTGAGCTAGGAAAGGAATTTAATATTTCGCCTGCTCAACAGCATATTTTATTCCTCCTTTCGACTAATAACAATAAGTTAACTCCAAAAAGAATAGGTGAATTGGGTTGTTGGCATGCTTCGACTGTTACAAGATTACTCAAACGTCTTGAAAAAAGTGGACTAATTGATGTAAATGTAAACAAAACTCAATCAAGGTTTAAAATTGTATCCATGACTAATGAAGGGAAGGTACTACTTGATCAATTGCTTGATGCAGTTAAATATATGGAGGAATTTCCATTAGATATGCACCGTTTATCAGAAAAAGAAATTTTACGCTTTTTAGAATACGGTAATAGTATTTTAGATGTTCATAAGGGAGAGGAATTTAGAAAAAATGTTATTAGTAAACATGTAGACGGCTATGATTATGCATAA
- a CDS encoding ABC transporter permease translates to MRNEFTGTITLTSLAIKRDRFKLFIWLSVIGSLVTSVGIAMNDLMPSQEEVMKQIVVRAESPAIRLFDIPAAGISVESAMLMRSSILIGIIIVLISMQTVIRHTRKNEEAGRTEMISSTAVGKYSSLTAGLIVTIVFNILVGIMIAAGMLFNNFQMEGSLLTGVAFASLGIAFAGITSIAVQLSQTSSGAAGIVAITLGVVFLISSIGDVLGEFNRNTFAVDSHWLVWFSPWGWLGQVYAFHDNNWWILWLFCFLFFTTVFIAFYLITKRDVGMGLFPAKKGPAFASKMLLSPIGLMRRLQRRLILSWVVAMFIFGMVIGGIGKEIQHMVSGLNNNQLVEMFGGNPNVISSIMGSFVAFLATFVSVFFVLALLRLRHDEVDGFMEGVLATSVSRVRLLMSQIICVGIGLAAILFFLAIGAGITAKVTIGDSIFLTLMEVTFYQAPAILTIGAFTILMIGILPKGAIAVSIAAVIFSLISGPMFGTMLGLPEILQNISPFSYTTIGQSGNIDWIPALGLLGLTIIFTTVGIISNCRRNLSF, encoded by the coding sequence ATGCGCAATGAGTTTACGGGAACGATTACCTTAACCTCTCTAGCTATTAAGCGAGATCGGTTTAAATTATTTATTTGGTTATCAGTGATTGGCTCGTTAGTTACATCAGTAGGTATCGCTATGAATGATCTAATGCCCTCTCAAGAAGAAGTGATGAAACAAATAGTCGTTCGAGCTGAAAGCCCTGCTATTAGACTATTTGATATACCAGCAGCAGGGATCAGTGTAGAATCTGCTATGTTGATGAGAAGTTCTATCTTAATTGGTATTATCATTGTATTAATAAGTATGCAGACTGTTATACGCCATACTAGGAAGAATGAGGAAGCAGGACGCACGGAGATGATTAGTTCCACTGCAGTAGGTAAATACTCTAGCTTAACAGCTGGTTTAATTGTCACTATTGTTTTTAATATATTAGTAGGAATTATGATTGCTGCAGGGATGTTATTTAATAATTTTCAAATGGAAGGATCCCTATTAACTGGTGTTGCTTTTGCAAGTTTAGGGATAGCCTTTGCTGGTATTACTTCCATTGCAGTTCAACTATCTCAAACTTCTAGTGGTGCAGCTGGAATAGTTGCTATTACCTTGGGAGTAGTCTTTCTTATCAGTTCTATAGGTGATGTGCTAGGGGAGTTTAATAGAAATACCTTTGCTGTTGATAGTCATTGGTTAGTATGGTTCTCACCGTGGGGCTGGCTTGGTCAAGTTTATGCATTCCATGATAATAATTGGTGGATTCTTTGGCTATTCTGCTTCTTGTTTTTTACTACTGTCTTTATTGCATTCTATCTCATTACAAAAAGGGATGTAGGAATGGGATTATTCCCTGCAAAAAAAGGACCTGCCTTTGCTTCGAAAATGCTTTTAAGTCCAATTGGATTGATGAGGAGGCTTCAACGTAGGTTAATTCTTAGTTGGGTTGTAGCAATGTTTATCTTTGGAATGGTAATTGGGGGAATTGGTAAAGAAATACAGCATATGGTATCGGGTTTAAACAATAACCAATTAGTAGAAATGTTTGGTGGGAATCCGAATGTAATTAGTTCTATCATGGGGTCATTTGTAGCATTTCTAGCTACATTTGTGTCGGTGTTTTTTGTTTTGGCTCTGTTAAGGTTACGTCATGATGAAGTAGACGGCTTTATGGAAGGAGTTCTTGCTACTTCAGTGAGTAGAGTTCGTTTATTAATGAGCCAGATTATATGTGTTGGTATAGGGTTAGCAGCTATTTTATTCTTTTTAGCAATAGGTGCTGGTATTACGGCTAAAGTAACTATAGGTGATTCAATATTTCTAACACTTATGGAAGTCACCTTTTATCAAGCTCCTGCCATACTAACCATTGGGGCTTTTACAATTCTTATGATTGGGATTCTACCAAAGGGTGCAATTGCAGTATCCATTGCTGCGGTTATATTTAGTTTAATTTCTGGTCCTATGTTTGGTACAATGCTTGGTTTACCAGAAATTCTTCAAAATATTTCTCCATTTTCTTATACGACTATTGGTCAATCAGGAAATATTGATTGGATACCTGCACTAGGATTATTAGGATTAACAATAATATTTACAACGGTTGGGATTATAAGCAATTGTCGCCGTAACTTATCTTTTTAA
- a CDS encoding TetR/AcrR family transcriptional regulator: protein MIINSKFFDIDLYKQRKIINAAMSEFAHKGYKKASTNEIVKDSGISKGLLFHYFRNKKELYLYLFDRAVEVGNKEFYSGIDYTETDVLKIWRNMALLKFTLMREFPEIINFIMSAYFEEAEEVAIELQRRKESFNPAKVNELFTRIDESKFKADVEVDKALKVITWTMEGVIEQERNKAKDRSVEEYNLTETIEKIDHCLMVLKDCFYK from the coding sequence ATGATAATAAACTCTAAGTTTTTTGACATCGATCTATATAAACAAAGAAAAATAATAAATGCTGCTATGAGTGAGTTTGCACATAAAGGTTATAAAAAGGCTTCTACTAATGAAATTGTAAAAGATTCTGGTATTTCAAAGGGTCTACTCTTTCACTACTTTAGAAACAAAAAAGAGTTATATCTATATTTATTTGATAGAGCAGTGGAAGTAGGAAATAAAGAATTTTATTCAGGAATTGATTATACGGAAACGGACGTTTTAAAAATTTGGCGGAATATGGCTTTATTAAAGTTTACTTTGATGCGTGAATTTCCTGAAATTATTAACTTTATCATGTCCGCTTATTTTGAGGAAGCAGAGGAAGTTGCAATTGAACTCCAACGTAGAAAAGAGAGTTTTAACCCAGCTAAAGTAAATGAATTATTTACAAGAATAGATGAATCGAAATTTAAAGCAGATGTAGAAGTGGATAAAGCGTTAAAAGTGATTACCTGGACAATGGAAGGCGTTATTGAACAAGAGAGGAATAAGGCAAAGGATAGATCAGTTGAAGAATATAATCTCACTGAAACGATAGAAAAAATCGATCATTGTTTAATGGTGTTAAAAGATTGCTTTTATAAATAG
- a CDS encoding YqcI/YcgG family protein encodes MAEKIKTLLMKEDMTNPNVVPEWVIKEYQTFHETVTKKSFPCYFGMSAELKGELRYAYITKDDWSNLLKAVEEFLELFKEPPYIRHGLFVFVEPEKKEGDIEFYRKNFWDILQYLHENDSKEWPGDKPKDPEHYLWDYHFAGEPIFIFGNAPAYKQRKTRDLGNSLVLGFQPRKIFEGLEGTEEGGSMSREKVRERVEKWDKLPKHPDISHFGDPEHNEWKQFFIGDDIEPIKGKCPFSHKGS; translated from the coding sequence ATGGCAGAGAAGATAAAGACACTTTTAATGAAAGAAGATATGACAAATCCTAATGTAGTTCCTGAATGGGTCATAAAAGAATATCAGACCTTTCATGAAACAGTGACTAAGAAGAGCTTTCCTTGTTATTTTGGTATGAGTGCAGAGCTTAAGGGAGAATTACGTTATGCATATATCACAAAGGATGATTGGTCAAACCTTCTCAAAGCTGTCGAGGAATTTTTAGAGCTATTTAAAGAACCTCCTTACATACGACATGGTCTCTTTGTATTTGTTGAACCAGAAAAAAAAGAAGGTGATATTGAATTCTACCGTAAGAATTTCTGGGATATTCTACAATACTTACACGAAAATGATTCAAAGGAATGGCCAGGGGACAAACCTAAGGATCCAGAACATTATTTATGGGACTATCATTTTGCTGGTGAACCAATCTTTATATTTGGAAATGCTCCTGCTTATAAACAGCGAAAAACACGTGACCTTGGAAATAGTTTAGTATTAGGGTTTCAACCAAGGAAAATCTTTGAAGGGCTTGAAGGAACCGAGGAAGGTGGGAGTATGTCTCGAGAAAAGGTAAGAGAACGAGTTGAAAAGTGGGATAAACTACCGAAGCATCCTGATATCTCGCATTTTGGCGATCCCGAACATAACGAATGGAAGCAATTCTTCATTGGGGATGATATAGAACCTATAAAAGGTAAGTGCCCTTTTAGTCATAAAGGTAGTTAA
- the brnQ gene encoding branched-chain amino acid transport system II carrier protein, protein MQKKIPFSTYSIIGTMLFGMYFGAGNLIFPIQLGQQSGTNFWPALIGFLVTAIGLPFIGILAIGLSGSNGLRDLASRVHPIFGGIFAVTLYLTIGPFFAIPRTATVPFVVGFEPFINPEQVSLWLGIFSFLFFVIVYYFSLNPAKIMDYIGKYLTPAFLVFLFFLIGIAVIKPMGTFGNPTGEYIQLAFMTGFKEGYNTMDALASLAFGIVVINAIKRQGITDTQDISKATLKSGIFAMGLMMLIYGLITYMGASSVTAIGTFDNGGLIFSAVSQHYFGSYGAVLLGIIIVLACLKTSIGLITACSEFFHKLLPKVSYKWFVFILCFVSFTIANFGLNNIIQFAVPVLMLLYPLAIVLILSALFSPLFSRKQSVYAASMFLTFFVSIIDGYSALANSLPGATVPLLEAVKLFYINYLPLYHIGLGWILPALVGAIIGYILPTRQRQIDRPI, encoded by the coding sequence ATGCAAAAAAAAATACCGTTTTCAACATATTCAATTATTGGTACAATGCTGTTTGGAATGTATTTCGGTGCTGGCAACTTAATTTTCCCTATCCAGCTAGGACAACAATCTGGGACGAACTTCTGGCCAGCATTAATAGGTTTCTTAGTAACGGCGATCGGGCTACCATTTATAGGGATTTTAGCTATTGGGCTATCTGGAAGTAATGGACTTCGTGATTTGGCTAGTCGGGTACATCCAATATTTGGGGGCATTTTCGCAGTGACTCTTTACTTAACAATTGGTCCCTTTTTCGCCATTCCACGTACAGCAACAGTCCCATTTGTTGTTGGGTTTGAACCATTTATCAATCCAGAACAAGTTAGCTTATGGCTTGGAATCTTTAGCTTTCTATTTTTTGTAATTGTCTATTATTTTTCACTGAATCCCGCGAAAATTATGGACTATATAGGTAAATATTTAACACCAGCATTTTTAGTATTTTTATTCTTTTTAATAGGAATTGCCGTAATTAAGCCAATGGGTACATTTGGTAACCCAACAGGTGAATACATTCAATTGGCATTTATGACAGGCTTCAAAGAGGGTTATAACACGATGGATGCTCTTGCTTCCCTCGCCTTCGGTATAGTTGTCATCAATGCAATTAAGAGGCAAGGTATTACCGATACGCAAGACATTTCAAAAGCTACGTTGAAATCAGGCATTTTCGCGATGGGTCTAATGATGCTTATTTACGGTCTTATCACGTATATGGGCGCATCGAGCGTAACGGCAATCGGCACATTTGATAATGGTGGTCTGATCTTCTCAGCAGTCTCTCAACACTATTTTGGTTCATATGGTGCCGTTTTATTAGGAATTATTATTGTACTTGCTTGTCTAAAAACGAGTATCGGACTTATTACCGCATGCAGTGAATTTTTCCATAAATTATTACCAAAAGTTAGCTATAAATGGTTCGTATTCATACTATGTTTTGTATCATTCACAATTGCAAACTTCGGCTTAAATAATATTATTCAATTCGCGGTGCCGGTATTAATGCTCTTGTACCCACTAGCTATTGTTCTTATATTGTCAGCACTCTTCTCACCATTATTTTCCAGAAAACAAAGTGTTTATGCGGCGTCGATGTTCCTAACCTTCTTCGTTAGTATTATAGACGGTTACAGTGCATTAGCGAATAGTTTGCCTGGAGCGACTGTCCCATTACTTGAAGCAGTTAAATTGTTCTACATTAATTATTTACCTCTTTACCACATTGGTCTTGGATGGATTTTACCAGCTTTAGTAGGTGCTATTATTGGTTATATCTTGCCAACAAGACAACGTCAAATCGACAGACCTATATAA
- a CDS encoding polysaccharide deacetylase family protein: MKKIIKSISIAIVLLIVVSYSLNELSQSRTFQFFGGLVNSVETNEKVVALTFDDGPGVNTHEILDILRKHDVKGTFYLTGYEIEKHFDDAIQIVQEGHEIGNHSYSHQRMVFKSPSFIKKEIDKTDELIRQIGYEGEITFRPPYGRRLVLLPYYLSRDDRYTIYMNIEPDSYPEIAADSSKIVHHVEENIRPGSIILLHVMYESRRESLHSVEGIITSLKEQGYTFVTISELLEYENQE, translated from the coding sequence ATGAAAAAAATAATAAAAAGTATTAGTATTGCAATCGTGTTATTGATTGTTGTTAGTTATTCATTAAATGAGTTATCTCAATCAAGAACGTTCCAATTCTTCGGTGGTTTAGTTAATAGTGTCGAAACAAATGAAAAAGTAGTAGCCTTAACATTTGATGATGGTCCAGGGGTAAATACACATGAAATATTAGATATTTTAAGAAAACATGATGTGAAAGGTACTTTCTACTTAACTGGGTATGAAATTGAGAAACATTTTGACGATGCGATTCAAATTGTGCAAGAAGGACACGAAATTGGAAATCACTCCTATTCGCATCAAAGAATGGTGTTTAAATCTCCATCTTTTATTAAAAAAGAAATAGATAAAACGGATGAGCTAATACGACAAATCGGTTATGAGGGAGAAATCACTTTCCGCCCACCATACGGAAGAAGGTTAGTTTTGTTACCATATTATCTATCTAGGGATGATAGGTATACCATTTACATGAATATAGAACCTGATTCTTATCCAGAAATTGCGGCTGATTCTAGTAAAATTGTACATCATGTTGAAGAAAATATAAGACCAGGTTCAATTATTTTATTGCATGTTATGTATGAAAGTAGGAGAGAATCTCTCCATTCAGTAGAAGGTATTATTACCTCGTTAAAAGAACAAGGATATACATTTGTCACAATTTCGGAATTATTAGAATATGAAAATCAAGAATGA
- a CDS encoding ABC transporter ATP-binding protein → MNTSLVDIKGITKHYKNFSLGPIDFQVEKGTVVAVVGANGSGKSTFFRIMMNLLQVDEGSINIFGQNLVDNETEIKQKFGYVGDLLEPFSYLTIKELSSLIAYWYPTWNQQHYSLMLKRYNIDEAQKYGKCSKGTKKKVEFIFALCHDTKLLLLDEPSAGLDIMSQRKIKEDIMDYMEDGERSLVIATHNSEEVKQLCDYISILVEGKIIHTFEKDELHEKWARLWVSRITDKMRSHAHVLRIEEDPLQIVTNDLTVIEQELEQEGIEITHMNRLSLEEVIEYLIGQGE, encoded by the coding sequence ATGAATACCTCACTGGTTGATATAAAAGGGATAACCAAACATTATAAAAATTTTTCTTTAGGTCCAATCGATTTTCAAGTGGAGAAGGGAACGGTCGTTGCGGTAGTAGGGGCCAATGGCTCTGGCAAAAGTACTTTTTTTAGAATAATGATGAATCTCCTTCAAGTAGACGAAGGATCGATCAACATCTTTGGCCAAAACCTCGTTGACAATGAGACCGAAATTAAGCAAAAGTTCGGATATGTTGGTGACTTACTTGAACCATTTAGTTATTTAACGATTAAAGAACTTTCTTCCTTAATCGCCTATTGGTATCCGACATGGAATCAACAGCACTATTCCTTAATGCTTAAAAGGTACAACATTGATGAAGCTCAAAAATATGGAAAATGCTCAAAAGGAACGAAGAAGAAAGTGGAGTTTATCTTTGCGCTGTGCCATGATACAAAGCTATTGTTGCTTGATGAACCATCAGCAGGTCTGGATATCATGTCACAAAGAAAAATAAAAGAAGATATCATGGATTATATGGAAGACGGGGAACGAAGCTTGGTAATAGCTACCCATAATTCTGAAGAAGTGAAGCAATTATGTGATTATATTTCTATATTAGTAGAAGGGAAGATCATTCACACATTTGAAAAGGATGAACTTCATGAGAAATGGGCACGGTTATGGGTATCTCGTATTACAGATAAAATGAGAAGCCATGCACATGTATTACGGATAGAAGAGGACCCTTTGCAAATCGTAACAAATGATTTGACAGTTATTGAACAAGAACTGGAACAGGAAGGTATTGAAATTACCCATATGAATCGTTTATCACTCGAAGAAGTCATTGAATATCTCATTGGTCAGGGAGAATAA
- a CDS encoding ATP-binding cassette domain-containing protein — MRWDVVAKNVGLKLKDNEVLKKISFTLEHGKTYGLLGRNGAGKTSLLSLLASYRDPSSGELLIDGEDPFENKKVMPHVGFVYETNYSDEDEAVKGYFEFVERYRPFFDRAYAEELASRFKVPLDKSISTLSSGKQSALNAILGLASRTPVTILDEVYLAMDAPTRELFYQEVIEEQSRHPRTMILSTHLVSEMEYLFDHVLLLHDGKLLVDEEYDAFVGRGASVTGASTEVDSFMASMASGLKRLKTQQLGDTKSVMVYGELSEEKRLEAVRLGLDVGTVSLQELFIHLTAEEENV, encoded by the coding sequence ATGAGATGGGATGTTGTGGCGAAAAATGTAGGGCTGAAGTTGAAGGACAATGAGGTGTTGAAGAAGATTTCATTTACGCTTGAACATGGGAAGACGTACGGATTGCTAGGAAGAAACGGGGCAGGGAAAACGAGTTTGTTGTCGTTACTAGCTTCCTATCGGGACCCATCGTCTGGGGAGCTTCTAATCGATGGCGAGGATCCGTTTGAGAATAAGAAAGTGATGCCGCATGTCGGCTTTGTCTATGAAACGAATTATAGTGATGAGGATGAAGCGGTGAAGGGGTACTTTGAGTTTGTGGAGCGGTATCGTCCTTTCTTTGATCGGGCTTATGCGGAGGAGTTGGCGAGTCGCTTCAAGGTACCGTTGGATAAGTCGATCTCGACGCTTTCGAGTGGGAAGCAGTCGGCGTTAAATGCGATTTTAGGGTTGGCAAGTCGGACACCAGTGACGATTTTGGATGAGGTGTATTTGGCAATGGATGCACCGACGCGGGAGTTGTTTTACCAGGAAGTCATCGAGGAGCAGTCACGACATCCTCGAACGATGATTCTTTCAACCCATTTGGTATCGGAGATGGAGTATTTGTTTGACCATGTGCTGCTGCTCCATGATGGTAAGTTGTTGGTTGACGAAGAGTATGATGCGTTTGTTGGTCGTGGGGCGTCGGTTACGGGGGCATCAACGGAGGTAGATTCGTTTATGGCTAGTATGGCAAGTGGATTGAAGCGGTTGAAAACGCAGCAGCTTGGAGATACGAAATCAGTGATGGTATACGGGGAGTTGAGCGAAGAGAAGCGGTTGGAAGCGGTGAGGCTTGGATTAGATGTTGGGACAGTTTCCCTTCAGGAATTGTTTATTCATTTAACAGCGGAGGAGGAGAATGTATGA
- a CDS encoding CBO0543 family protein → MIERLILLFGIIFGIVSYPSLFKKPSSTIWIPLYIGNCLINYFFDKALVKFKKVKYPIRFLPKIFRINVVYDFLVCPFLSVWFCQSTYNSKTSGTLGKLLLFAIPQGIYEIILERKTKALKFKRNWRWVYSLYLVFIVKIISRVMLMVIKRFYKKKSSHTSNNSN, encoded by the coding sequence ATGATTGAACGATTAATACTTTTATTTGGAATCATCTTTGGTATAGTTTCTTACCCATCGTTGTTCAAAAAGCCTTCTTCAACTATTTGGATTCCACTTTATATAGGAAATTGTCTCATTAATTACTTTTTCGATAAGGCTTTAGTTAAATTTAAAAAAGTTAAATATCCTATACGGTTTTTACCGAAAATTTTTAGAATTAATGTTGTTTACGACTTCTTAGTATGTCCCTTCCTATCAGTTTGGTTCTGCCAGTCTACATACAACTCTAAGACTTCGGGAACTCTTGGGAAATTATTACTATTTGCAATACCACAAGGAATTTATGAAATAATTCTTGAAAGGAAAACTAAAGCACTAAAATTCAAAAGAAATTGGAGATGGGTATACTCCCTCTACCTTGTCTTTATTGTAAAAATAATATCACGAGTGATGCTTATGGTTATTAAAAGGTTTTATAAAAAGAAATCATCACATACAAGCAACAATTCGAATTAA
- a CDS encoding ABC transporter ATP-binding protein yields MSVLELRDITKKFGHFVALDGVILELNQGEVLGFIGPNGAGKSTTIRIILGLLRKTGGEAKLFGKDPWGDAVELHKRLAYVPGDVHLWPNLSGGEVIDLFGKLRGSMNTKRRSELIERFDLDPRKKCRTYSKGNRQKVALISAFASDVDLFILDEPTSGLDPLMEKVFQDCVEEVKAAGKTVLLSSHILSEVERLCDRVSIIKKGKVVETGTLGELRHLTRTTVTVETGRQIVGLQDLQNVFDVKIEGNKAQFQIDSQNLDSVLRHLLPFEIKTLTSTPPSLEDLFMQHYGNEISNAQQSDRG; encoded by the coding sequence ATGTCTGTATTAGAATTAAGAGATATAACAAAGAAATTCGGTCATTTTGTTGCTTTGGACGGAGTGATTTTAGAATTAAATCAAGGGGAAGTATTAGGGTTTATTGGACCTAACGGAGCAGGTAAGTCGACTACGATTCGCATTATTCTTGGGTTATTACGAAAAACAGGCGGAGAGGCAAAACTATTCGGTAAGGACCCTTGGGGAGATGCTGTTGAACTGCACAAACGTTTGGCATATGTCCCAGGGGATGTACATTTGTGGCCAAACTTATCTGGTGGAGAGGTCATTGACTTGTTTGGCAAGTTAAGAGGAAGTATGAATACGAAGCGTAGGTCAGAGTTAATTGAGCGTTTCGATCTTGACCCTAGGAAAAAATGCAGAACTTATTCAAAAGGGAACAGACAAAAAGTAGCACTTATTTCTGCCTTTGCATCGGATGTAGATTTATTCATTTTAGATGAACCGACATCGGGGTTAGATCCATTAATGGAGAAGGTTTTCCAAGATTGCGTTGAAGAAGTGAAAGCAGCTGGGAAAACAGTTCTACTTTCAAGTCATATTCTTTCTGAAGTAGAAAGACTTTGTGACAGAGTAAGTATTATTAAGAAAGGGAAGGTTGTGGAGACAGGTACATTGGGAGAATTACGTCACTTAACCCGTACTACAGTAACTGTAGAGACAGGACGACAAATCGTCGGTTTACAAGATTTACAGAATGTTTTTGATGTAAAAATAGAAGGGAATAAAGCTCAGTTTCAAATAGATAGTCAGAACCTTGACTCTGTGTTGCGCCACCTTCTTCCGTTTGAAATTAAGACATTAACAAGCACACCTCCCTCGCTCGAAGATCTCTTTATGCAACATTACGGTAACGAAATAAGTAATGCTCAGCAAAGTGATAGGGGGTGA